In Nitrospirota bacterium, a single genomic region encodes these proteins:
- a CDS encoding alpha/beta fold hydrolase encodes MAYLDVGQGPPVLLLHGFGGSMWQWEHQQAALSAHFRVITPDLVGAGLSDKPDIEYRPDQLLAFLVGFMDALNIPQATMVGNSMGAGLAIGLALDHPARVSQLVLIDGLPAHVMEHLASPSLRRALTTSAPSWLVSFGNWLVGGLMLESTLREFVYDPALLTQAVLDRSNHNRQQPGLFRALLTIGTNLPLWEEHFAPRITSITHRTLILWGEEDRVFPPTAGEQLHQAIAGSTFVRIPKAGHIPQWERPEAVNKALLDFMKP; translated from the coding sequence ATGGCGTACCTCGACGTGGGGCAGGGGCCGCCCGTCCTGCTCCTCCATGGATTCGGGGGCTCCATGTGGCAATGGGAGCATCAACAAGCGGCGCTCTCTGCCCATTTCCGCGTGATTACGCCTGACCTGGTCGGCGCAGGGCTGTCAGACAAACCCGATATCGAATACCGGCCGGATCAACTGCTGGCATTTCTCGTGGGCTTCATGGATGCGCTCAACATTCCTCAGGCTACGATGGTGGGCAACTCCATGGGCGCAGGCCTTGCCATCGGGCTCGCCCTCGACCACCCAGCACGAGTCTCACAGCTCGTTCTCATCGACGGGCTCCCGGCTCATGTCATGGAGCACCTGGCCAGCCCCTCGCTTCGTCGCGCCTTAACGACCAGCGCTCCATCCTGGCTGGTCTCGTTCGGCAATTGGCTCGTTGGAGGCCTGATGCTCGAATCCACGCTGCGTGAATTCGTCTACGATCCAGCCCTGTTGACTCAAGCCGTACTGGACCGCTCCAACCACAACCGCCAGCAGCCAGGACTCTTCCGAGCGTTGCTGACCATCGGCACCAACCTCCCGTTGTGGGAAGAACACTTTGCGCCACGCATCACATCAATCACCCACCGCACCCTGATTCTGTGGGGTGAGGAAGACCGCGTGTTCCCCCCCACAGCCGGCGAACAGCTCCACCAAGCCATCGCCGGCTCGACCTTCGTCCGCATCCCCAAGGCGGGGCACATCCCGCAGTGGGAACGACCGGAGGCCGTAAACAAGGCACTCCTGGACTTTATGAAACCCTAG
- a CDS encoding substrate-binding domain-containing protein — protein MIARQILSLGLGLLFSWGTAQVALAEVAGNLIIAGNGPEVTTLESLARAFEKANPRAYLDVVWDGNSKPVEMVKSGQAHIAVTGTETPDLSATVIAWDGIGILVHLSNVTKDVTKQHVADIFSGKITMWSELGGLDTKILVIDRPRNQNIRDAFEDQLGVTGKITGSAKVIGSDEQVVKTVVGTLPPLSAITYLSLSQALPAVSGGVAVKLLPIDKIEPEVPTVKDGRYPFRRPLLLLSKKEPNPLAEAFTQFVLSQAGQELMADTYIPLKEK, from the coding sequence ATGATTGCGAGACAGATCCTCTCGCTAGGCCTCGGCTTGCTATTCAGCTGGGGGACGGCGCAGGTCGCCCTTGCAGAGGTCGCCGGCAATCTCATTATCGCCGGCAACGGACCTGAGGTCACGACGCTGGAGTCCCTCGCCCGCGCATTTGAAAAAGCCAACCCACGCGCCTATCTCGATGTCGTCTGGGACGGCAACTCGAAACCGGTTGAGATGGTCAAATCGGGCCAGGCCCATATCGCCGTGACCGGAACTGAAACGCCGGATCTCTCGGCCACCGTCATCGCCTGGGATGGAATCGGCATACTCGTGCACCTCTCCAATGTGACAAAAGATGTGACGAAGCAGCATGTCGCCGACATTTTCTCCGGCAAGATCACGATGTGGTCTGAATTAGGCGGTCTCGACACGAAAATACTGGTCATCGACCGGCCTCGCAATCAAAACATCCGCGATGCGTTTGAGGATCAGCTTGGCGTGACCGGAAAGATCACTGGTAGCGCCAAAGTCATCGGCTCCGATGAGCAGGTCGTCAAAACCGTCGTAGGAACATTACCCCCACTGTCTGCCATCACCTATCTCTCGTTAAGTCAGGCCCTGCCTGCCGTCTCAGGCGGCGTCGCCGTCAAACTCCTGCCCATCGACAAGATCGAGCCGGAAGTCCCCACCGTGAAAGACGGACGTTATCCCTTCCGACGCCCGCTCCTCCTCCTGTCCAAGAAGGAACCGAACCCCCTGGCTGAGGCCTTCACGCAGTTCGTACTGTCCCAAGCCGGTCAAGAACTCATGGCCGACACATACATTCCGCTCAAAGAGAAATAG
- the accC gene encoding acetyl-CoA carboxylase biotin carboxylase subunit: MFKKILVANRGEIAMRIIRACRELNIATAAIYSEADSTGIYVKKADEAYMVGPGPVKGFLDSQQIVSLALRIGADAIHPGYGFLSENSKFAQLCQTSGITFIGPSPQAIDLMGSKVNARDLAKRVGVPIVPGTEGGVTDVNEALAFAKATGYPVIIKASAGGGGRGLRVVRSDAELRENMAVASREAQASFGDGSVFLEKYIERPHHIEFQILADKHGNMIHLGERDCSIQRRHQKLIEIAPSLILTPKLRAEMGDAAITIAKAVDYDNAGTVEFLLDQDGHYYFMEMNPRLQVEHTVTEQITAIDIVRNQIAIAAGNPLRITQNEVTLQGHSIQCRINAEDPKNNFMPCTGTITAYLSPGGIGVRIDGAVYNGYSIPPYYDALLAKLTVRGRTWEETVSRMRRSLEEYVLRGVKTTIPFMKEIMQEEDFMAGRFDTSYLETHPALFNYDEFEQPEDLVLALSAAIAAYEGL, from the coding sequence ATGTTCAAGAAGATTTTGGTGGCCAATCGCGGCGAAATCGCCATGCGGATTATTCGCGCCTGCCGCGAATTGAACATCGCCACCGCCGCCATTTACTCCGAAGCTGATTCGACCGGGATCTACGTCAAAAAAGCGGACGAGGCCTACATGGTCGGCCCGGGACCGGTCAAAGGCTTCCTGGATAGCCAACAAATCGTCAGTCTGGCCCTACGGATCGGCGCCGACGCCATCCATCCAGGCTACGGATTTCTCTCGGAAAACTCGAAGTTTGCGCAACTGTGCCAAACCTCCGGCATTACCTTCATCGGCCCATCGCCGCAAGCCATCGACTTAATGGGGAGTAAGGTCAACGCCCGCGATCTCGCCAAGCGAGTGGGCGTTCCCATCGTCCCCGGTACCGAAGGCGGCGTCACCGACGTAAACGAGGCCTTGGCCTTTGCGAAAGCTACGGGGTATCCCGTCATCATTAAAGCCAGCGCAGGCGGAGGGGGACGCGGCCTCCGGGTGGTCCGGTCCGACGCCGAACTCCGTGAAAACATGGCGGTGGCGTCTCGGGAAGCACAAGCGTCGTTCGGCGATGGCAGCGTCTTCCTCGAAAAGTATATCGAACGGCCGCATCACATCGAATTTCAAATCCTGGCCGACAAACACGGCAACATGATCCACCTGGGCGAGCGCGATTGCTCGATCCAACGCCGGCATCAAAAGCTCATCGAAATTGCCCCCTCGTTGATCCTGACGCCGAAGCTACGAGCCGAAATGGGTGACGCGGCCATCACGATCGCCAAGGCGGTCGATTATGACAATGCCGGCACAGTCGAGTTCCTGCTCGACCAGGACGGCCATTATTACTTCATGGAGATGAACCCTCGCCTCCAAGTCGAGCATACGGTGACCGAACAGATCACCGCGATCGACATCGTGCGTAATCAAATTGCCATTGCGGCCGGTAATCCGCTTCGCATCACGCAAAATGAAGTCACGCTTCAAGGCCATTCCATCCAATGCCGCATCAACGCCGAAGACCCCAAGAACAACTTTATGCCTTGCACGGGCACCATCACCGCCTATCTCTCGCCGGGCGGGATCGGGGTCCGCATCGACGGAGCGGTCTACAACGGCTATTCAATACCGCCCTACTACGACGCCCTCTTGGCCAAACTCACCGTCCGTGGCCGTACCTGGGAAGAAACCGTCAGCCGCATGAGACGATCGCTCGAAGAATATGTTCTGCGCGGGGTGAAGACGACGATCCCCTTTATGAAGGAGATCATGCAGGAAGAGGATTTCATGGCAGGGCGTTTCGACACCTCCTACCTGGAAACGCATCCTGCCCTGTTCAATTACGACGAGTTCGAGCAGCCGGAGGATCTGGTGCTGGCGCTCTCCGCTGCCATCGCCGCCTACGAAGGGCTGTGA
- a CDS encoding FlgO family outer membrane protein yields MNRLLLTILLTISTCWTVPAHAASPYEDSLRLLAEGVIADVATAKRSRLAVMDFTDAKGIVTPVGQFIAEELGTQIMVTGEFKVVDRALVSSTLKKFHVTKLEPAQAKAVTRAAKAVRADVFLAGSYLESAGEVRVTVKLLNPSTVQSLGATRGTLPKAGPLGDLIKDVNKPPVVIIDPSAKTPPPSGLGFHRNEQYQLVVTALHQRDNQITADLTIENTSSRDIKVLCLLQNTLLEDNHGALWKLEAQDNREGLCARGLELSPREKDRAVLTFSAPAGAQASHFTLRYHERTPRTDARFTIEGLTAEPAGASPAVTDTTAPPSTN; encoded by the coding sequence ATGAATCGCCTCCTCCTCACGATCCTCCTGACCATCTCCACCTGCTGGACGGTTCCTGCTCACGCAGCCTCGCCGTACGAGGACAGCCTGAGGCTGCTGGCGGAGGGAGTGATCGCCGATGTCGCAACGGCGAAAAGGAGCCGTCTGGCGGTGATGGACTTTACCGATGCCAAAGGCATCGTCACACCGGTCGGACAGTTTATCGCGGAAGAACTGGGCACGCAGATCATGGTCACCGGCGAGTTCAAAGTCGTCGACCGCGCCCTCGTGAGTTCGACGTTGAAAAAATTCCATGTCACGAAGCTCGAACCGGCTCAGGCGAAAGCCGTGACGCGTGCGGCCAAAGCGGTACGAGCCGATGTGTTTCTTGCTGGATCGTATCTCGAATCGGCTGGAGAAGTCCGGGTCACCGTCAAGCTGCTCAACCCCAGCACCGTTCAATCACTGGGCGCCACGCGCGGCACCCTTCCCAAAGCCGGCCCGCTTGGGGACCTGATCAAGGACGTGAACAAGCCACCTGTCGTCATCATCGATCCATCCGCCAAGACGCCGCCACCATCTGGTCTCGGCTTCCATCGTAATGAGCAGTATCAGCTGGTCGTGACCGCGCTGCACCAGCGGGACAATCAGATCACGGCCGATCTGACCATCGAAAATACCTCTTCGCGTGACATCAAAGTCCTCTGCCTGTTGCAAAACACCCTGCTGGAAGACAACCATGGCGCGCTATGGAAATTGGAGGCACAAGACAATCGTGAAGGGCTCTGTGCGCGTGGGCTCGAACTCTCACCACGCGAAAAAGACCGGGCCGTGCTGACCTTCTCGGCTCCGGCCGGTGCGCAGGCGAGCCACTTTACCTTGCGTTATCACGAGAGAACGCCACGCACTGATGCCCGGTTCACCAT
- a CDS encoding zinc ribbon domain-containing protein, producing MPIYEYRCGKCEKQFDATQSVHVRPEDTICPHCQAQEATRLISASTTVVKGTHKTGFAEQKAYNMLDERMDNFSKLPPLMGRRAAPEAGAPPDPASGGITEN from the coding sequence ATGCCGATCTACGAATATCGTTGTGGAAAATGCGAAAAGCAGTTCGACGCGACCCAATCCGTCCATGTCAGACCAGAAGACACGATCTGCCCGCACTGTCAGGCCCAGGAGGCGACACGCTTGATCTCCGCCAGCACGACAGTGGTGAAAGGGACTCACAAAACCGGCTTTGCTGAACAAAAAGCCTACAACATGCTGGACGAGCGGATGGATAATTTCTCCAAGCTTCCACCACTGATGGGGAGGCGTGCCGCCCCCGAGGCTGGCGCACCACCCGACCCCGCAAGCGGCGGCATCACGGAGAACTGA
- a CDS encoding IPT/TIG domain-containing protein produces MWRSSIFMVLGLIGSISSPLPLSYAEEPGSMVDGAGFTLYGTESIKGSDAAKVERDPVCDRSKRPKIFKVEPDEAKPGQKVTIKGENFGAKECFHGVAFSAAGPAKIDYTFVSETTIEATVPDVRAGMSFIDVVAGGGNARSKGFLVQAK; encoded by the coding sequence ATGTGGCGATCATCGATCTTCATGGTACTGGGGCTCATCGGAAGTATAAGCTCACCGCTTCCTCTCTCCTATGCGGAAGAGCCGGGATCCATGGTGGACGGCGCGGGATTCACCCTCTACGGGACCGAATCGATCAAGGGGTCCGATGCTGCAAAGGTCGAACGGGACCCCGTCTGCGACCGGAGCAAGCGGCCAAAAATATTCAAGGTCGAACCGGATGAAGCCAAACCTGGCCAGAAAGTCACGATCAAAGGCGAGAATTTCGGGGCCAAAGAATGTTTCCACGGGGTGGCCTTCAGCGCGGCAGGGCCTGCCAAAATCGACTATACCTTCGTCAGCGAAACGACCATCGAAGCGACCGTTCCTGACGTCCGGGCCGGCATGTCGTTCATCGACGTGGTCGCCGGTGGCGGCAACGCCAGGTCAAAGGGCTTTTTAGTCCAGGCCAAGTAA
- the tenA gene encoding thiaminase II, producing the protein MSFSDHLRMLAQPIWDAQLTHPFVVALGKGTLPERKFKYYILQDARFLGDLARVFSAGAMRAPDSETALRLTKLAEDTIVVERSLHEGYGSRWEMSAKQMSSVPMAPTNYAYTRHMLTVAHTGSVAEITVVALPCAWIYCVVGQHLLKNGPPSKNHPYRDWLMLYASPEFAEVQTWMRKKVDQWAKTAGKEEKRRMEEAFVISSRYEWMFWEMAWNEEKWPV; encoded by the coding sequence ATGTCGTTTTCAGATCATCTGCGTATGCTGGCTCAACCGATCTGGGATGCACAGCTCACCCATCCGTTCGTCGTGGCGTTGGGCAAGGGAACATTGCCGGAACGAAAATTCAAGTACTACATCCTGCAAGACGCCAGGTTTCTCGGCGACCTGGCCCGCGTATTTTCTGCCGGAGCGATGAGAGCGCCTGATTCAGAGACGGCGCTGCGCCTCACAAAGCTCGCAGAAGACACCATCGTCGTCGAACGCAGCCTCCACGAAGGATATGGGTCGCGTTGGGAGATGAGCGCCAAACAGATGTCCTCCGTGCCCATGGCACCGACCAACTATGCCTACACCAGGCATATGCTGACCGTCGCGCATACAGGCTCGGTAGCGGAGATCACCGTCGTCGCCCTCCCCTGCGCCTGGATCTACTGCGTCGTCGGACAGCATTTATTGAAGAACGGACCTCCATCTAAAAATCATCCCTATCGCGACTGGCTCATGCTCTACGCCTCGCCAGAATTTGCAGAAGTGCAGACGTGGATGCGCAAGAAAGTCGACCAGTGGGCCAAAACCGCGGGAAAGGAAGAAAAGCGGCGCATGGAAGAAGCGTTCGTCATCAGCTCGCGGTATGAGTGGATGTTCTGGGAGATGGCGTGGAACGAGGAGAAGTGGCCGGTGTGA
- the oadA gene encoding sodium-extruding oxaloacetate decarboxylase subunit alpha has protein sequence MATRRPTKKQAPKKRAAAPAVRTSKTRAKVSPELIIQPATGKPILITDVALRDGHQSLLATRMRTEDMLPIAQKLDAVGYWSLEVWGGATFDTCLRFLKEDPWERLRALRAAMPNTKLQMLLRGQNLVGYRHYADDVLERFIERSAANGIDVFRIFDALNDIRNLERAMREVKACGKHVEAAISYTVSPVHSVDRFVDMAKRLEDLGTDTLCIKDMAGLLAPVDAYHLIRRIKAAVKVPIHLHSHYTSGMASMTSLMAILGGLDMLDTAMSPLAGGTSHPATETVVASLKNTPYDTGLDLAAFLPITEHFRTVRKKYRQFESEFTGVDAEILTSQIPGGMLSNLAAQLTEQNALDRMKEVLDEVPRVRKDMGYPPLVTPTSQIVGTQATLNVLTGERYKVITTETKNYFLGLYGRAPGPLDHDIMARAIGDEQPIKTRPADRLEPELDAIKKDLPASATTIEDQLSFTLFPAIARDFFEAREKGDLTMEPLESFQPSGPGAGTELHLAPAEFNVTVHGETYHVKVSGSGRKVDGRKPYYIRVNDKLEEVSLEPIEEILAGVPEAPDSGTGTKRKRPRPSKPGDVAPPMPGRVVKVLVAIDAVVKTGDPLLIIEAMKMESQVPAPIDGTITAILVVEGDNVKTDETVIQLE, from the coding sequence ATGGCGACACGACGACCGACAAAAAAACAGGCCCCTAAGAAACGAGCGGCAGCACCAGCCGTCCGTACGTCGAAGACACGTGCGAAGGTCAGCCCTGAGCTGATCATCCAACCGGCAACCGGCAAGCCCATCCTGATTACTGATGTCGCCTTGCGCGATGGCCATCAGTCGTTATTAGCCACACGCATGCGGACGGAGGACATGCTGCCCATCGCCCAGAAACTTGATGCCGTCGGCTATTGGTCGCTCGAAGTCTGGGGCGGGGCCACCTTCGACACCTGCCTCCGCTTTCTCAAAGAAGATCCGTGGGAACGGCTGCGCGCACTGCGCGCCGCCATGCCCAACACCAAACTGCAAATGCTGCTCCGCGGGCAGAACCTGGTCGGCTATCGGCATTATGCCGACGATGTGCTGGAACGGTTCATCGAACGATCCGCCGCAAACGGCATCGACGTCTTCCGCATCTTCGACGCGCTGAACGACATCCGCAACCTCGAGCGGGCCATGCGCGAAGTGAAAGCCTGCGGCAAACATGTCGAAGCCGCCATCAGCTACACCGTCAGTCCCGTCCACAGCGTAGACCGTTTTGTCGATATGGCGAAACGGCTGGAGGACCTCGGAACCGACACCCTCTGCATCAAAGACATGGCCGGCCTCCTGGCCCCGGTCGACGCCTATCACCTTATTCGCCGGATCAAAGCCGCCGTAAAGGTCCCGATCCATCTCCATTCGCATTACACCTCGGGAATGGCCTCGATGACCTCATTGATGGCCATCCTCGGCGGGCTGGACATGCTCGATACCGCCATGTCACCGTTGGCCGGCGGGACATCACATCCCGCGACGGAAACCGTAGTCGCCTCGCTGAAAAATACTCCGTATGACACAGGGCTGGATCTCGCCGCATTCCTCCCGATCACCGAACATTTCCGCACCGTTCGAAAAAAATACCGTCAATTCGAAAGCGAATTCACCGGGGTCGATGCCGAAATTCTCACGTCGCAGATCCCCGGCGGCATGCTCTCGAATCTCGCAGCCCAACTGACTGAACAGAACGCGCTCGATCGAATGAAAGAGGTCCTGGATGAAGTGCCACGCGTCAGAAAGGACATGGGGTATCCCCCGCTCGTGACCCCCACGAGTCAGATCGTCGGCACCCAAGCCACGCTGAACGTGCTGACGGGAGAACGCTACAAAGTCATCACCACGGAAACTAAGAACTACTTCCTCGGACTCTACGGCAGGGCACCGGGACCGCTCGATCACGACATCATGGCCCGGGCGATCGGGGACGAACAACCCATCAAAACCAGGCCGGCTGATCGACTGGAGCCGGAACTCGACGCCATCAAAAAAGATCTGCCTGCATCGGCCACCACGATAGAAGACCAGCTCTCATTCACGCTGTTCCCCGCCATCGCGCGTGACTTTTTCGAAGCGCGCGAGAAGGGGGACCTGACGATGGAGCCTCTTGAGAGCTTCCAGCCCAGTGGACCTGGTGCCGGCACCGAACTCCATTTGGCACCCGCAGAATTCAACGTCACGGTCCATGGCGAAACCTACCATGTGAAGGTATCCGGTTCCGGGAGGAAGGTGGACGGGCGCAAACCCTACTACATCCGGGTGAACGACAAACTCGAAGAAGTCTCGCTGGAACCGATTGAGGAAATCCTGGCTGGCGTACCGGAGGCTCCTGACAGCGGCACCGGCACCAAGCGTAAACGACCTAGACCCTCCAAGCCTGGAGACGTGGCCCCCCCGATGCCTGGTCGCGTCGTCAAAGTACTCGTCGCAATCGATGCCGTGGTCAAGACCGGTGACCCGCTCCTGATCATCGAAGCCATGAAAATGGAAAGTCAGGTCCCCGCGCCGATCGACGGGACAATCACCGCCATTCTGGTCGTAGAAGGCGACAACGTGAAGACGGATGAAACAGTCATCCAGCTGGAATAG
- the tpx gene encoding thiol peroxidase produces the protein MMRSVCRTIIGATICLTIGLSGCGSTGSGTSFLYKNLTVADGSAMAGEGHTVLFKGSPLALSGTGITVGDPLREVTMTQTDLSQVNITDTKGKGKVRIISIVPSLDTKVCEQQTHFLSEKNKGLDKLIELITVSIDTPFAQKRFAEEAHITNVTFLSDYRGAEFGKTYGLFLKAPHILARTVMVIDAHNQVRYLQITPELAQLPDMNEAFAVAKSLITAS, from the coding sequence ATGATGAGGTCAGTATGTCGAACAATCATCGGCGCCACAATCTGCCTGACGATCGGGCTTAGCGGATGCGGGAGTACCGGAAGCGGGACCAGTTTTCTCTATAAGAACCTCACCGTCGCAGACGGCAGCGCTATGGCGGGTGAAGGCCATACCGTCCTTTTCAAGGGAAGCCCCCTAGCCCTCTCGGGAACCGGCATTACAGTCGGCGATCCTCTCCGAGAGGTCACAATGACACAGACGGATCTCTCGCAAGTCAACATCACCGATACCAAGGGCAAGGGCAAGGTCCGGATCATCAGCATCGTGCCGTCGCTGGACACGAAAGTCTGCGAGCAACAAACCCATTTTCTGAGCGAGAAGAATAAAGGGCTGGACAAGCTCATCGAGCTGATCACCGTCAGCATCGATACGCCATTCGCCCAAAAGCGATTCGCGGAAGAGGCCCATATCACCAACGTCACGTTCCTCTCCGACTATCGAGGCGCAGAATTCGGAAAGACCTACGGGCTCTTCCTCAAGGCCCCCCACATCCTGGCGCGTACCGTCATGGTCATCGACGCCCACAACCAGGTGCGGTACCTGCAAATCACGCCCGAGCTGGCACAGCTTCCGGATATGAATGAAGCGTTTGCCGTAGCCAAGTCCTTGATCACGGCCAGCTAG
- the sthA gene encoding Si-specific NAD(P)(+) transhydrogenase, translating to MAQYDMLVIGTGPAGQKAAVQAAKLGKKVGIIERKAVVGGVCTNTGTIPSKSLREAVLYLSGFRQRHLYGAGYRVKKTITIDDLAFRANHVIKNEIETVRKQMARNHIDLIYGEARFLDPHRLLIQQAGTSTEHRAHIIVIAVGTEPARPHDIPFDDRTIIDADGLLTLTDLPTSMVIVGGGVIGTEYASILAAIGVPVILIDKRPRLLEFVDAQIIEALQQQMTDMGITLYHEEEVVTIQKEADGQVIVTLKNRPPIATSMLMYAIGRSGATKPLNLESVAIKPDARGRLTVNDHFQTSVPHIYAVGDVIGFPALASTSMQQGRLAACHAFGHHDRTDTDLLPYGIYAIPEISMVGRNEEELAKAGVPYAVGIAHYREIARGQLLGDNTGMLKLLFDPHTHALLGVHAIGEGATELIHIGQAVMAYQGRINYFIDTVFNYPTLAECYKVAALDGINRLPRPWPQPTTAVKGEP from the coding sequence ATGGCACAATACGACATGCTGGTGATTGGAACCGGCCCGGCGGGCCAGAAAGCGGCGGTCCAAGCCGCCAAGCTGGGCAAGAAAGTCGGCATCATCGAGCGCAAAGCCGTCGTCGGCGGCGTCTGCACCAACACCGGCACCATCCCCAGTAAATCCCTCCGCGAAGCGGTCCTCTATCTCTCGGGATTTCGCCAACGCCATCTCTATGGAGCTGGCTATCGAGTCAAGAAAACCATCACGATCGACGATCTCGCCTTTCGCGCCAACCACGTCATCAAGAACGAAATCGAGACCGTGCGGAAACAGATGGCCCGCAACCATATCGATCTCATCTACGGAGAGGCCCGATTCCTCGATCCCCACCGGCTCCTCATCCAGCAGGCTGGCACGTCGACGGAACATCGAGCGCATATCATCGTCATCGCGGTCGGAACAGAACCGGCCAGGCCGCACGACATCCCCTTCGATGATCGCACGATCATCGATGCCGACGGTCTCCTCACGCTCACAGACCTTCCAACATCGATGGTCATTGTCGGAGGCGGCGTGATCGGCACGGAGTATGCCTCGATCTTAGCCGCGATCGGTGTGCCGGTCATCCTGATCGACAAGCGTCCGCGCTTGCTCGAATTTGTCGACGCGCAGATCATCGAGGCTCTGCAGCAGCAGATGACCGACATGGGCATCACGCTCTATCACGAAGAAGAAGTGGTCACGATCCAGAAAGAGGCCGACGGACAGGTCATCGTCACGTTGAAGAACCGGCCGCCAATTGCCACTTCAATGCTCATGTACGCCATCGGCCGCAGTGGCGCCACGAAGCCCTTAAACCTGGAATCGGTCGCCATTAAACCGGATGCGCGAGGCCGCCTGACTGTGAACGACCATTTCCAAACCTCTGTCCCCCATATCTACGCCGTCGGCGACGTCATCGGGTTTCCTGCCCTGGCTTCCACCTCCATGCAGCAAGGGCGTCTTGCCGCTTGCCATGCCTTCGGGCACCATGACCGCACCGACACAGACCTCCTCCCCTACGGCATCTATGCCATTCCTGAAATCTCCATGGTGGGAAGGAATGAGGAAGAACTGGCCAAGGCAGGGGTTCCCTATGCCGTCGGCATCGCACATTATCGGGAAATCGCCAGGGGGCAACTCCTCGGCGACAACACCGGCATGCTGAAGCTGCTGTTTGATCCCCACACCCATGCGCTGCTAGGCGTCCATGCCATCGGAGAAGGAGCCACGGAGCTCATTCACATCGGCCAGGCCGTCATGGCCTACCAAGGACGAATTAACTACTTCATCGACACGGTCTTCAACTACCCGACCCTGGCAGAATGTTATAAAGTCGCCGCGCTGGACGGCATCAATCGATTGCCGAGGCCCTGGCCGCAGCCGACGACAGCCGTGAAAGGTGAACCGTGA